AAGGCTATGAACAAGGAGATAATATTAAGGAGACAAAACAGAATCTGTCACTTTGGTTGCAAGATCTACCATCTTTATAAAGTGTAGATGGTGATGATAATGTAACACACTTTTCTACAAAGCCCTTTTGCTTTTAATACTGTTCACAACTATTTTGGAAGGTAGAACAGATAtcctcatccccattttatagatgaagaaacagaagctcagaaagGTATTATTCCACACAATGCTAGTAAACGATAAAGCTACAATTTAAACCCAGATCTTTTGATCTGCTCAACTCATCTCACCAGGACGTAAATACACCACAGAGATGTCATGGTCTGGTACAAAAAGAGGCTCTGAGGCAGTCCACATTGTAATCTTGGCCCAGTGTGACCCCCAAGAAAGTCACTGAATCGTTCTGTGCCCCTCtacttcatcagtaaaatgaaattaatctCTCAAGGGTTGCTACTTGTTAATAAAGTACTGTTACCATTCTTGCTCAAAATGCCTTTCAATCCCAAAGtgtgactaaaacaaaaacaaacaaaaaactttactGAGGCACAGTGCCAGGCAAGCACAAACCATATTTGGAACCAAAGGAGAGAGAATCATCACAGCAATTCTGTGCAGGTTCCAGAGACCCTTGGCCACTCCATGCCTTACAAACGCCAACTCCCTGGGGGGCAGCCCAGGCTAACGGACCTGCTTTATTACCCTCCCTCCTTCGAGGGCGTGGAGACCCCTGCAGAGTAAAAATCTACCTCAGTACAAACTCGAAATGGCCCAGAGAGCAGATGAAGCCCCTCCTTTGTCAAAGCCACGGTATATTCCCCCTCCCTACCCGCTATCCGCTACCTCCTGGGCAGCTCGTAGCTCGGGTCTCTCTCAGCCAGGCGGCAATATCTACAGAGACTTCTGCTGTTGTACCCAAGACGCTGGGGGGCAAATTCCAGAGAGGGAAGGGCTGCTGCTGAGGAAAAGGAGTCTCGCCCgcaaggagcttacagtctagtttTTTGGCGGGAATTTCTCATCCCACACAGCCCTTTCCACATATACAGCTTCAAATACCTCCCAACACTCTCAGAGGTCTACCTGGCACCCCCTGAGCCCCGCCTCGCCCACTCCACACAGGTCCTCCAAGAACGAGCTTCTGCAACTAGACTGTTGCCCCTGCACCCCACACGAAATACTCATGAGACAAGGGAGAACCCCAGCTAAGGCTCCCTGCCCCTTTAAAGGGGCACCTCTTCCAGAAGAATCTTGATCCTtcagaggagaaaggagggaaatAACATCTCCTCACCAGAGGGGAGGGGGCGAGCGCGCCACAGACAGACTGACGCGGAGTCCGACCCTCAGACAGAGAAAGCTAGCGCCTGCGAACGAGCGGGGCAGAGGCGAGAGCCCATTGGCCGCCTCACCTACCCGTCAAGAGGAACTGGGGGGCCAAGGGACGTTCAGGGGGTGGAAATCTCCTCTGGTCTGACCAATTAGAGAGTGTGGAGGGGGCGGGGCTCGGTGGCTTGGCTTCCAGGACCGGGGGGAAAACAAGATGGCGGCTGCGGGAGGGGGTCCTCGCTTTTCAGCTCCCCCCCTCACTCGCCTTCTCCTTCCCCGCCGCCACCCTGGCTCCAGGAGAGAGCTTTCGCGCCGCCTTCGTCCCTGTCGGGAAGCCCCTcgcttccctcccccaccccgctcaGTCCCTGGTCTCCGTAGGCCCTGCTGCCCTCGCCCCCGCTCCGTCCGGCCCCGCTGCCGCCCCCATTACCTCAGCCGCCGGCCCGGCCCTACCGTTCGGGACCCCTGGGCGCGGGCGGGCCAGCCGTCTAGCAGGTTGGCGCGGCCCGGGGAGCGGAGCGCGGCCTCCTCCCGCGCTGGCCTCCGCGGCCACCGCCGTGCCCCCTCCCGGCCCGCGCTGGGGCCCCGGCCcagccaccgccgccgccgctcccgggggaggagggggaatggagccgccgccgccgccgccgccgctgccgccacgGAGCCCGGccgaggggagggagggatcagCCCCCAGGCAGGATCCGCCCCTCCggcctccccccctccccccgccacctcCACCCCTTCCCTCGCTCCCTCTATGGCTCCGCGGGCTCTCCCGCTGAACGGGATCGAGAGCGCGAAAGAGAGGGAAAacaggggaggagaaaaaaaaaaaatccccccgcCCATAcccggcgcggcggcggcggcggctgaggCGGTGCGGAGCGAAGCGCGGAGCCGCTGCCGCCACAGGGCACGGTCCCCTGCTCGGCCTCACGGTGGCGATGCGGACGCGGCAGGGGCGCCGAGCAAAGGCAGGATCTGCGCTCGCCGCAGCTCCGGTTCACCCCGGTCCGGCTCGCCTCCTTCGAGGCGAGCCCGACCAGAGAGCTGGAGGATGTTCGGATCCAACTGGGAAAGACACAAGTCCCTAACTCCTCTTAGAGGGGTTGGTcatccccttcccccagccctgcgGGGGAGGAGGCTAAGGTTTGGAGCGACAGCCCCTCTCCCCGAGCTAGAGGGTCTCTAAGCCAAGAGCAGTCATTGAAGACAAAATCGGTCTTCAGTTTTTTTGTGGTGCAGGTGCCTGCACTACTTCTAGAAAGtcgtccccaccccccacccccgtgtTCCAGTTCAGAGGACAAAGGTCTATCGATGTCCGTACCTTCTCCCAGTGAGGACAACCGGGGAAGACCTGCCTGCCTCTCTTGTGTACAGGTGAGCGTCTTATTCCCCACAAGACATCCTTTATAAGAATCAGACCTGACTTTTCGCTGTGCCCCGTCCTCTCCCTTCTGGGTTTTAAAAAGCGTAAAGTTTGACAGTCTTACTTAAGGACGTCTGGTAACTCATTTGTCACCATAGACACGGGAAACACTCTTCTTATACCTGATTTGTATAGGAGTCGGTTAATTTAATGCAAAGGCCGTTTTCTAATAGATGTTCGGCAAGTGGCAGCTTCAGACTCTCAGGTTTCAGTAATCAGCCCGGCTTTTGGTTTCgtatataaatttaagaaaagggCGCGTTTGCCACCCCTCTTTTGCCTATAAATTGGAAAGCTTACCGCATATGACTGAAGTCTTAAGCACCAATATTTAACTATGTTTATAAAGGGTGTATGGATAGACTGCCTTTAAATGTGAAGATGAATGACATGTTTTGAAAGCGATACCTCTGCCCGCGCTCGTGGTGTAGCTTGGTAAGACTCACAGTTTCTTGCTTGGTTCTGATGATCAACAACACAGATTGTAGAGTCAGAGGATGAAGAATAAAGGCTTTAGGACCCAAATCTTCCAAATGTTTGAACTGAACAAACTGCTACTTTTGAAGTATAGATGTTTATCATTCTGAGGAATTTAAACATTGTGTTTTGAATTTGAAAGTTTGATTAAAAGTAAAGAAGCTCATTTGTATAACAAAGATAGTACCTTCTGGCAAAGTAATAGCAAAAATActttaaccttttttttcttttcaagaaaaagGGAGTGGCTTGTGAAGCTAACTAAGCAAGGGCAGGGCATTGTTTTGAAAGCTGTGACGGTAAAATAGTATGAATTAACGTCAAGTGTTTTAAGGCTAGGGGGAATAATCATTTGGAGGGGAAATGTGGAAAAAAGATGATTGATTGTAGAAAGGAAAGCCCCAGAGACAAGAGAATATTACAATTACTTTTAGTTAAAGAATAAAGAAGGCTAATAgaagcaagaacactgaatttCATtccttgttcttttaaaatatgaaatatgaccATTTCTACATATAACTAGtaacttttatttcttgataGATGTTCTCATTTTATTTAGTACAATTCTCATTGGTGTGATTGGGAGCTAACTTTTTCCACTAAAGTTAATGAAAAATACTTTgaggaaaatgtatttaaatgattttaaatgctGTTGAAAATGCACTGTTAAGCTGTTACATATAATTTCCAGGTTTTTCTATTCAAAGATTTCATAGAAGACCTTATTCAGcctaaatgtttcttttctattttcaactTCCACTTTCTTAATGGTAACATTACAGTTGTCCTCACTTATATTTTTGACATTTGGAATTGGTTTCTGTTAGTATAACTGCATATGTAACTAGTTCACTGTgatgtaattttaaatgtaatgtgGGACAATTatgtcattaaaaacaaatttggaaCATGTATCAAAAATTCCAGAGGCGCTAAATTTAATTCACTTTAATCTTTAGCTATTATGAAGTGTTTAAATTCACCAGCCCTTGGCCTTTCCATTAAACCATACAGCAATTAAGTTCAACAGACAGAGGCACAGACCTTTGATTCCCAATAGCAGTTTTTAAAATCCTCCATTTTTTAAGTAGAGACTAACTTAATTTTGAGTAGGAGATTGTTTTACCACTTAGACCCAAAAAGGGAACCATGAATACAAAAagtttccctttaattttttcttccagCATCTCAGGATATCTTGTCAACAATTTACTATTATCATTAGTTTACTGAGGCAAGAAACCTCTGAAGGGTCAGATACAATACCTACTGGATTAATGAAATGTATATGAATAAAAGAGAATAGACTTtgattgttaaattatttttaatagaatattctttctttagaccttggccaaaaagttctaaAACATAAGTAGGAAGAATATGAGAGGTTGGAATCATTGTGATAGTTTTATGCTGTGatgaaaatgctttctaagaatatattcttagaaaaaggaaaaaaaatagctgtGCTAACAACAAGCTTTAAACTGAATACCACACCCTCTAAATTTAattgcattcatttattcctatAACAGACATTTATTGGACACCTCCTCTGGGTCCAACACTGTAAAAGTTGCTTTGGAAACTAATGACAAAATTTCAACCTATAAAGGGCACAGTGATCATATGTAAACATGGagtctggtttttttttccccttaagtagTATGCGATCAAGATGGTAGctagaaataattagaaaataaatgcagGAGAAATTAGATAAAGCAGTGAGCAGTGTAGGGCTACTACTATTCAAATGAAGGATAGACTTCTTTTAGCCTGGTTCTAAATAGTGATGGATGTGACTTGGTGAAAAGAATATAGAATGACGTTATTAGATTGGTGCCAGGGCAGCCCAGGCAAAGGGACAATATGCAGGAAATAATAAGGAAATTATCCTTGCTGGTCTTTATGGGGAAGATgttaagagagaaaaagttgaATTGGATATGAGATACGGCaagggtatcagttcagttcagtcgttcagtcctgtctgactctttttgaccccagcaattgcggcacgccaggcctccctgtccatcatcaactcccgaagttcacccaaactcttgtccatcgagtcggtgatgccatccagccatctcatcctccatcgtccccttctcctcccacccccaatccctcccagcatcagaatcttttccaatgagtcaactcttcgcatgaggtggccaaagtattggagtttcagctttagcatcagtccttccaaagaacacccaggattgatctcctttagaatggactggttggatctccttgcagtccaagggactctcaagagtcttctccaacaccacagttcaaaagcatcaattcttcggcgctcagctttcttcacagtccaactctcacatccatacatgaccactggaaaaaccatagccttgaccagatggaactttgttggcaaagtaatgcttttgaatatgctacctaggttggtcataactttccttccaaggagtaagcatcttttaatttcatggctgcaatcaccatctgcagtgattttggagccccaaaaataaagtctgacactgtttccactgtttcatctatttccctgaagtgatgggaccagataccatgatcttcattttctgaatgttgagctttaagccaactttttcaccatcctctttcactttcatcaagaggcttttgagttcctcttcactttctgccataagggtggtgtcatctgcatatctgaggttattgatatttttcctggcaatcttgattccagcttgtgcttcctccagtccagcgtttctcatggtgtactctgcatataaattaaataagcagggtgacagtatacagccttgaagtactccttttcctatttggaaccagtctgttgttccatgtccagttctaactgttgcttcctgacctgcatataggtttctcaagaagcaggtcaggtggtctggtattcccatctctttcagagttttccacagtttattgtgatccacacagtcaaaggctttggcatagtcaataaaacagaaatagatgtttttccagaactctcttgctttttcgatgatctagtggatgttggcaattttatctctggttcctctgccttttctagggataataaaaataatagctaacacttacTTGCAAGGTACTGTGCTTAGCGCTTTACATACATATTATTTAATATCTTCATtgaacttagaaaacaaactagttcAATTAATAAAGGAAATCTATTGATTCTCATAACCAGAAAGTCCAGGGGGCATCTGGTTTTAGGTAAGGTCAAGTCAAGAAATTCAGATTATGTCATTGGGACATAGTCTCTTGCAGTGTCTCAGCTAGCCTGAACTAATAGCTATAGCCAAAAGGACATGATACTCTGATGAGGCTGTGGTCATTGTTCACTACCAGAACCAGAGGACCTAGGCACGAGATAATTCTCCAAACAGATAGTGGCCACTTCTAGAAAATAGGTCCAATATGCTTGCTGTATCTCATTTATCAATCTGTAACTCTATGAAATTATTATCATGGTTCCCCATTACACACAAAATAAACTAGAGCAGGCAAAGTATTAGGTAAACTAGGAGGAATTTGCTGTAGATAATTAGGTGatgtgaaaataaaaggataCTAACCAGAGTGGTGGAAGAGATGGTAGaaaaagaggagggaaaggaagggtCAAATCAGAAGACAAACCAACAGTTTTTTTGAATGATTGGACATAGGAACAAAGAAGATCAAAGATGAATCtaagagaaaaaaggaggaatCTAAACTCAAATTTAGGAGGTTTTGACAATGCTGGTAGGGTCATTGCAAAGTAAGAGATGGCAAAGTGTTACTCAGGAGTTCCTTTTGGGTCTGAGGGTCTGAGGATTGAGGAAATGATGTCAGCTCAAGTTCTCTGGAGCCTTTTTTAGTGACACTAAAATACATATTCATTCAGTAATTATCTGTGAGCTGCAGGTAAGGTTCTGTTTTATGCCTGTGAAGAGTACAAAGGTGAAAAGGCTACACTCTCACACTTGAAGTCACTTAAAACCTAATCACAGGAATAAAACAAGTATATTAATAACCAGAACATTCAATAGCATGTAAGCACCTCAGGTGAGATGCAAGCAAAGTGGCATGAGAGAtatgagagagaagaggggacGGCTCTATGAAAAAGGTGCCAGTTGAGCTCCACCTTAGAGCTTGGGTTCAGTGTTAACTGGGAGGATGGTAGAGGGTGTGTGATCTAGGCTAAACACCAGCATGAGCAGAGAAAGATGAGATACCACAATATTGATTCAAGGAATAGTGGGTTACCCTGTTTGATCAAAAATGGGAGGTATGACAGTAAAGACCCCATGGAAGGATAAAACAGAATCAGAACATAGAGTCTGTTATGTAGGGAACTGGATGTGAGGGGCAGTGGTTCCTCATGATTTTTAGAACAAGGAAATGGTTTGACTAATTCATGCTTTAAGATCCAGTCAGGCAAGAGAGTATGATACAATATGGTTTAAATTATCCAGCTAGTATGGCTCACATTATCCTCTCGACTTGAATTCTGGCTGGAACCTTTTACCGTATACTTAGTGAAATACTAACCCACAAACCTGAAAGTAAAAAGTATGTGGCAAGAGTAAATTGTTCAGCCTGATTTAATGTCCTTTCGTTTTAGCCTTTGATTAGCATTTCTGTTAAGTCCTAAACATTCTCTAAATTTTAACGTacttgtttttggccatgctgggtctttgttgctgtgtgtgggctttctgtagttgcggtgaGAGTAGAGGGGCTCCTTTCTGGTTgcactgtgtgggcttctcattgcagtggcttctcttgtggagcccgGGCCCTAGGCATGCAGgcccagtagctgtggctcacggacttagttgccctgcagcgtgtgaaatcttcctggagcagggatcgaacccctgcgttggcaggcaaactcccaaccactgggccaccggggaagcccaggtcCTAAACTTATAATCGTGTGAAATCAGGACACcataaaatatgttatttccatattttaacaaaagaaaagggTCAGTACCCTGCAAGTAGCCACCTACTTGGTATaatttttctaaagagaaaatacacaaaaataatagctcttaaataataataacaataacatctACCAAACCataatctacattttaacaaaatCCCTCTGGGTGATTCATATgtgtgatgattaattttgtgTGTCCACTTAATTGGGCTAAGGGATAACTGGTAAAACTGGTtgtctgtgaaggtgtttctggaagagattagcattttaAATGCtagactgagtaaagaagatCACCCCTACTAAAGGGGATGGGCATCATCCAATCTGTTGAGGGCCTGACTAGGACCAAAAGGTAAAGGAAGGTTGCATTTGCCCTCTGGCTGAGCTGGGACATTATCTTCAGCCCTTGGACATTGGTGGTCCTAGCTCCCACGCCTTTGGACTTGGCTGAATCATACCAACAGCTGtcctggttctccagcttgcagatgacAGATCATGGAACTTCTTGGCCTCTGTAATTACTTGAACCAATTCCTATAATATctattagttctgtttctctgcagaACTCTAACTAATACAATGTGCATATTAAAGTTAAGTAGCAGTGGATTAGAGGACATCTGATAATCCCAGGATTAAAGTGTGTTAAGGTCCTTGCATTGTCTGGGGAAAGGGAAAAAGCTCAAGGGTTAATATTTGCCTTTGATTAGTCAAGATTATCTGTTGTAATGTATGATTCCATATATTTGAAATTCTTGAAAATGCAGACTAATCTGTAGTGTCAGAAAGCAGATTGGTGGCTACCTGGAGGTAGAGGAGAGGACTGACTATAAAAGGGACATGTGAGAACGTTTGGAGTGTTGGAAACATTCTATAAGTTGATTGTGGTGATTGAGAAACATTGGTCAGAAGTTATCAACCTCCTGGATAGCCATAATGTATTTTACATAAATTGTACCACAAttaagttgattaaaaaaaaaaaaaagactacctgttgtaatgtttttgttgttgttgtttagtcactaaattgtgtccgactcttttgctaccccgtggactatagtccaccagctccattgtccatgagatttcccaggcaagaatactggaatgggttgccatttccttcttcatgggaatcttcctgactcaggggtctaacctgcatctcctgcttgtcaGACGGAAACCCTGTAATGTTTAGACtaaccattaaaagaatgaaaaaaagaaaatataactcaCAAACGAGTAGAGAGGAAAACAGGAATAATACATATTCAAccaatttaaaggaagaaaaaggaacataaataagcaataagaacaaaaataagtaataagATGTTGGCAGATATTATATAAACTGTAGAAGGAACCAGGCTACAATGAGAGGGACATTTGGGGGAAAGTTTAATCATAGATGGTTAAAATGTGTGGATTGAGCACATGCATTTACCTCAGAAATTCACTTAATGTGTtagtaaagcattaaaaaaaaccctgcaagATAATAAAgtccataaaaacaaaaagaagagaggaaagaaacaacAGCAGATGAGAACTGTCAATAAAATTTTGGAGAATGGAAGAAGACGGATGAAATAAGAAAGCTAAAGCATAAGTCTACAAAAAGAACTGGTAAAAATCAGCTGATTGACATTAGACCCACTGGAAAGGCTTAGAAGTAGGAaactgcagtgattctgaagaaCTGTGTGTGCTGGGTGAGGGAGGTGGTAGTGAGGTGTTGGTAATGGTTTGGAGAGCAGGCCCAAAAGTAGGATTGGCTGAAAAATCTATTGAAAGGGTGGTTAGATGCCACCAGATCTCCCCAGGACTCCTTGGAGATTTGCCATCTCAGAAAATTGAACTAAGGAGATCTGGACTTGGGGATTCCAGGCACCAATGAGGGCAGAGACCAAGTGCCGTTCTGAAAATGGCAGTTAGAATGGTACTCTACATACTGAATGATGAgacacccctccccacctcctttcaCTTCTCAGGGCTGATAAAGAGGAAGGGGAAAGCTGATAGAAATTGATGGCATCTGGTGGTCCAGAAGGGGGCTGAGAAAAAAATCCCCTGAAAATGTTTTTAGTCAGTTTATCCTTTCAAGTGAGGAATTGAAAAAAATGCTTTCATAAGATCAAAATCTTCAGTGGCCCAGCCTCTTCCCAGACCTCACATTTTAGAACACTGGGAGCCAAGTGTATATTAGAATCTTGCTATTCAGATTGTTGTCCAAGAACCAGTAGTACTGGCATCATCCCTGGGAGGTGGTTAGAAACACTGACTCTCAGGCCCCACTCCAGACCTACCAAACCAAAACCTGCATTTCAGCTAGATTCCCCCAGGTGATTTATATGCAcgttaaagtttgagaagcagtaGGTTAAAGGATATTAGAGAATTCCAGTATTCCTCTCTGAAAATAAAGTCCTATTTACTAATGTTTATGGAggaacacagtaatccaagtctatgccccaaccagtaacgctgaagaagctgaagttgaacggttctatgaagacctacaagaccttttagaactaacacccaaaaaagatgtccttttcattataggggactggaatgcaaaagtaggaagtcaagaaacacctggagtaacaggcaaatttggccttggaatacggaatgaagcagggcaaagactaatagagttttgccaagaaaatgcactggtcatagcaaacaccctcttccaacaacacaagagaagactctatacatggacatcaccagatggtccacacagaaatcagattgattctattctttgcagccaaagatggagaagctctatacagtcagcaaaaacaagaccaggagctgactgtggctcagaccatgaactccttattgccaaattgagagttaaattgaagaaagtagggaaaaccactagaccattcaggtatgacctaaatcaaatccctgatgattatacagtggaagtgagaaatagatttaagagcctagatgtgatcgatagagtgcctgatgaactatggactgaggttcgtgacaatgtacaggagacagggatcaagaccattcccatagaaaagaaatgcaaaaaagcaaaatggctgtctggggaggccttacaaatagctgtgaaaagaagagaagtgaaaagcaaaggagaaaaggaaagatataaacatctgaatgcagagttccaaagaatagcaaaaagagataagaaagccttcctcagtgatcaatgcaaagaaatagaggaaaacaacagaatgggaaagactagggatctcttcaagaaaatcagagataccaaaggaacatttcatgcaaagatgggctcgataaaggacagaaatggtatggacctaacagaagcagaagatatttaagaagaggtggcaagaatacacagaagaactgtacaaaaaagatcttcatgacccagataatcacgatggtatgatcactgacctagagccagacatcctggaatgtgaagtcaagtgggccttagacagcatcactacgaacgaagctagtggaggtgatggaattccagttgagctattccaaatcctgaaagatgatgctgtgaaagtgctgcactcaatatgccagcaaatttggaaaactcagcagtggccacaggacttgaaaagctcagttttcattccaatcccaaagaaaggcaatgccaaagaatgctcaaactaccacacaattgcactcatctcacacgctagtaaagtaatgctcaaaattctccaagccaggcttcagcaatatgtgaaccgtgaacttcctgatgttcaagctggttttagaaaaggcagaggaatcagagatcaaattgccaacagccgctggatcatcgaaaaagcaagagagttccagaaaaacatctatttctgctttattgactatgccaaagcctttgactgtgtggatcataataaactgtggaaaactctgaaagagatgggaataccagaccacctgatctgcctcttgagaaatgtgtgtgcaggtcaggaagcaacagttagaactggacatggaacaacagactggttccaaataggaaaaggagttcgtcaaggctgtatattgtcaccctgtttatttaacttatatgcagagtacatcatgagagatgctggactggaagaaacacaagctggaatcaagattgccgggagaaatatcaataacctcagatatgcagatgacaccacccttatggcagaaagtgaagaggaactcaaaagcctctt
This genomic window from Bos mutus isolate GX-2022 chromosome 23, NWIPB_WYAK_1.1, whole genome shotgun sequence contains:
- the LOC138984967 gene encoding serine/arginine repetitive matrix protein 1-like produces the protein MAAAGGGPRFSAPPLTRLLLPRRHPGSRRELSRRLRPCREAPRFPPPPRSVPGLRRPCCPRPRSVRPRCRPHYLSRRPGPTVRDPWARAGQPSSRLARPGERSAASSRAGLRGHRRAPSRPALGPRPSHRRRRSRGRRGNGAAAAAAAAAATEPGRGEGGISPQAGSAPPASPPPPATSTPSLAPSMAPRALPLNGIESAKERENRGGEKKKIPPPIPGAAAAAAEAVRSEARSRCRHRARSPARPHGGDADAAGAPSKGRICARRSSGSPRSGSPPSRRARPESWRMFGSNWERHKSLTPLRGVGHPLPPALRGRRLRFGATAPLPELEGL